A stretch of Gossypium hirsutum isolate 1008001.06 chromosome A06, Gossypium_hirsutum_v2.1, whole genome shotgun sequence DNA encodes these proteins:
- the LOC107894608 gene encoding uncharacterized protein, with the protein MLGIQSENTVSEMTVLGPLGQSVRANKLFRDVPLEVQAVVFSADLMKLLFREFDIILGMDWLVKHHAKLDCTAKRMVLKSTEDEEVTVIGERRDYLSNVISALRAEKLVCKGYEAFLAYISISDSKGPSMGDIRTVKEFLDVFPKVLPGLPLDREVEFAAFMDLMNQVFQSYLDQFVVVFIDDILVYSRINEEHDAHLRIVLQVLKEKQLYTKFSKRFVEGFSLIAVPLTKLLRRGVLFNWTDKQQESFEKLKDVLTRALVLIQPEQRRWIKLLKGYDFSIEYHPGKANVVADTLSHRVVSNLRAMFARLSLFDDDSLLAELQVRPTWIDQIKEKQLLDKSLASHFRKVEYGLKREVTKYVSKCLTCQQVKAEHQLPSGLLQPVKIPLWKWEKEASDRQKSYADLKCKEIEYSVGDYVFLKVSPWKKILRRYRSDPSHIVSVEEIEVGPDLTIEEELVQILDRDVKVLRKKSVPLVKVLWRNHGSEEAT; encoded by the exons ATGTTGGGTATTCAGTCTGAAAATACAGTTAGTGAAATGACTGTGTTGGGTCCACTGGGACAATCAGTTAGGGCGAATAAGTTATTCAGAGATGTGCCCTTAGAAGTCCAAGCGGTTGTCTTTTCGGCAGATTTGATGAAACTGCTGTTTagggaatttgatattatattaggcatggattggttagtgaAACACCATGCGAAATTGGATTGTACTGCTAAGCGTATGGTGTTGAAGTCTACGGAGGATGAGGAGGTGACGGTGATAGGGGAGCGAagagattatttgtctaatgtgatttctGCGTTAAGGGCTGAGAAGCTGGTTTGTAAAGGTTACGAGGCATTCCTAGCATATATTAGTATTTCCGATTCTAAAGGTCCTTCTATGGGAGATATCAGAACTGTCAAAGAGTTTTTGGATGTATTTCCTAAAGTGCTTCCAGGGTTGCCTTTAGATCGTGAGGTTGAATTCG CGgctttcatggatctaatgaaccaaGTATTCCAGTcttatttggatcagttcgtagttgtgtttatagacgacATCTTGGTGTATTCAAGAATCAACGAGGAGCATGATGCACATCTTCGTATTGTTTTACAAGTTCTAAAGGAAAAGCAACTTTAtacaaagttcagcaa acgttTTGTTGAAGGATTTTCATTGATTGCTGTACCTTTGACTAAGTTACTGCGTAGAGGGGTACTGTTTAATTGGACTGATaagcagcaagagagttttgagaaactgaaggaTGTTTTGACTAGGGCCCTTgttttgatacagccaga gcaacgaaGGTGGATAAAGTTGCTTAAGGGCTATGATTTTTCAATTGAGTATCACcctggtaaagctaatgtggtagctgacacATTGAGTCATAGGGTTGTATCTaatttgagagcaatgtttgctcgtcttagcCTGTTCGATGATGATAGCTTGTTAGCTGAACtgcaagtgagaccgacttggatAGATCAAATTAAGGAGAAACAGTTGCTAGATAAGTCACTAGCTTCTCATTTTCGAAAAGTTGAGTATG ggttgaaacgcGAAGTTACTAAGTATGTGAGTAAGtgcctgacatgccagcaagttaaggcagagcatcaattaccttctgggtTACTACAACCAGTTAAaattccactctggaagtgggagaag gaagcatctgataggcagaagtcttatgcagacttgaagTGTAAAGAGATCGAGTACTCTGTGGGGGATTATGtctttctcaaggtctcaccatggaagaaaattttgag GCGGTACCGTTCTGATCCCTCGCACATTGTATCAGTTGAAGAAATCGAGGTTGGACCTGATTTGACTATCGAGGAGGAACTGGTGCAGATATTGGATCGTGATGTTAAGGTATTAAGAAAGAAATCTGTTCCactagtcaaagtgctttggcgtaatcacggTTCAGAGGAAGCCACGTAG